A genomic segment from Lignipirellula cremea encodes:
- a CDS encoding MSMEG_1061 family FMN-dependent PPOX-type flavoprotein — MSDDPTPSTIETVEQLREHYRQPSASLLAKFLSELDQHCVSMINRATFVSVATRSEEGMLDVSPRGDPPGSILVLDKQTLLIPDRTGNNKLDMLTNLLTHPEIALLFLVPGIIETLRVSGTAKIICNDPRLEACSVNEKTPRVGILVTVQKACLQCGKAVIRSGLWEDKYRVQKGELPSFGQMLVDQTGGDRSVAELDAAIQESYDQRLY, encoded by the coding sequence ATGTCCGATGATCCGACGCCGTCCACCATTGAAACCGTCGAACAACTGCGTGAGCATTACCGCCAGCCCTCGGCTTCGCTGCTGGCCAAGTTCCTGTCAGAGCTCGACCAGCACTGCGTTTCGATGATCAACCGCGCCACGTTCGTCAGCGTCGCCACCCGTAGCGAAGAAGGCATGCTGGACGTATCCCCGCGGGGCGATCCGCCCGGTTCGATCCTGGTGCTCGACAAACAGACGCTGTTGATCCCCGACCGCACCGGCAACAACAAACTGGACATGCTCACCAACCTGCTCACCCACCCGGAAATCGCCTTGCTGTTCCTGGTTCCCGGCATTATTGAAACGCTCCGCGTCAGCGGCACGGCGAAGATCATCTGCAACGACCCGCGACTGGAAGCCTGTTCCGTCAACGAGAAAACGCCGCGGGTCGGGATCCTGGTCACCGTGCAAAAGGCCTGCCTGCAGTGCGGCAAGGCCGTTATTCGCAGCGGCCTGTGGGAGGACAAATATCGGGTGCAAAAAGGAGAGCTGCCTTCCTTCGGTCAGATGCTGGTCGACCAGACCGGCGGCGATCGCTCCGTCGCAGAACTGGACGCGGCCATCCAGGAATCGTACGACCAGCGACTGTACT